The Halococcus salifodinae DSM 8989 DNA window AATTTCACGTGAGGTGCGGTCTTCGCAAATTGAATTACATCTCCTGTTTTTGCTTCTAAACAGTCTCGCCTGGATCTGCAAGTCTAAGTATCACTACAGAGAATTCCCGTCATGGACAAATCAACCGTACCGGAGGCGTGTAATATCACACGAACGGGTTCTGCGGTGATTCGCCTATGACACGAGATGACGACTGTTTCCACGAGAACCGATTCAAGACGCTCGCCGTCGGGGCAGCTGAGAACNTATCACACGAACGGGTTCTGCGGTGATTCGCCTATGACACGAGATGACGACTGTTTCCACGAGAACCGATTCAAGACGCTCGCCGTCGGGGCAGCTGAGAACACGACGCGTCCCAGCGAGAGGGGAACAAGCGACGTCATCCCCCCGATTCACCTCTCGAGCACCTTCGAGTGGGGAAGCGGGGACGATACCAACGAACACGACTACTCGCGCGAGAGCAACCCGACGCGGGCGGCACTCGAAGAGCAGTTAGCTCGCCTCGAAGGCGGTGAGCACGGACTGGCGTTCGCCTCCGGAATGGCCGCCATCTCGACGACGATGCTGTCGCTGGTCCCGCCAGGAGGTCACCTCGTCTCGTCGGACTCCCTCTATAGCGGGACCGAGAAATTGCTCACGAAGTTTGTCGCCAATCACCTCGGCGTCGATGTCGAGTTCGTCGACGCCCGCAAGCCTGAAAATATCGGCACAGCGGTCGATTCGGAAACCGACCTGATCTGGGTAGAAACACCGACGAACCCGCTGATACGACTGTGCGACATCCGCTCGATAGCCGACATCGCCCACGACCACGGCGTCCCATTCGGGGTCGACAGCACCTTCGCGAGCCCGTACTTCCAAGCGCCACTCGAACTGGGTGCCGACATTGCCGTCCACAGCACCACGAAATACCTCAACGGCCACTCCGACTCGCTCGGCGGTGTCGTCGTCACCGACAACGACGAGATCTTCGAGAATCTGGCGTTTTCTCAGCGGGTTGGGCTCGGAAACATGCTCTCCCCGTTCGATTGCTACCTCGTCGCACGAGGTATCAAGACGCTACCGGCACGGATGGAACACCATCAGGAGAACGCGATGGCGGTCGCTCGCCTCC harbors:
- a CDS encoding trans-sulfuration enzyme family protein, with product MTRDDDCFHENRFKTLAVGAAENTTRPSERGTSDVIPPIHLSSTFEWGSGDDTNEHDYSRESNPTRAALEEQLARLEGGEHGLAFASGMAAISTTMLSLVPPGGHLVSSDSLYSGTEKLLTKFVANHLGVDVEFVDARKPENIGTAVDSETDLIWVETPTNPLIRLCDIRSIADIAHDHGVPFGVDSTFASPYFQAPLELGADIAVHSTTKYLNGHSDSLGGVVVTDNDEIFENLAFSQRVGLGNMLSPFDCYLVARGIKTLPARMEHHQENAMAVARLLEAHDRVARVYYPGLESHPQHELAAEQMSGYSGMLSVEFDGTLVELEAFINGLELFTPGASLGGVESLIEVPSLMIPDELNHSSATAEIPETLVRISVGIEDGDDLCEDLQAALP